CACATAACATTATATTATCATCATATATTTTATCTAAGAGACCAGATATAGGGTCACCACCTACATTGAATTCTACAGGCTGTGCGTTCTGGGTATGTGGACATGTTTTTACAAATTTATCAAGGCATTCTTTTGCTGTTTTTTCTGAAAGATCACCAGCAATACCTAATCCTACATTTGCTACACCATTACCTTTAGGGAATATCCATGCATATCCTCCACTTGCATATTCTTCACCTAGATAGAATTCTATTAATTCATCACGTACACAATCAACATTACACATCTCATACGGTACACAGGACATCATATATTTTGGTGGTGTAGTTGTGTCAAGTCCGGCCATTTTACCAATAATAGATTCTGGACCATCAGCTGCAATTAATATTTTAGTACTAATTTCATATGTTTCATCCATAGACTCACATGTTGCTATAAATCCATTATCTGAACGTCTTATATTAGAAATTAATGTTTTTATTTTTATCTCTGCTCCTGCACGTGCTGCGTCCATTGCCATGTGTTTATCAAATACTTTTCTTTCAAGAACATATCCATGTTCAGGTAGAGCCGTTTCATCTACAGTGAGACTATCACCGTTAGGGGCATATATAACGCCACCATAGATAGTTTGTGCAATCCATCGTTCATCTGGTTCTATACCTAACCATTGAAGTCCTCTGTCATATATTCCCTCTGCACAACGTTTAGGACTACCAATTTCAGATTTT
This genomic interval from Candidatus Methanosphaera massiliense contains the following:
- a CDS encoding geranylgeranyl reductase family protein, which codes for MIETDVLVVGAGPVGSTAAKHAAKGGAKVIVVDRKSEIGSPKRCAEGIYDRGLQWLGIEPDERWIAQTIYGGVIYAPNGDSLTVDETALPEHGYVLERKVFDKHMAMDAARAGAEIKIKTLISNIRRSDNGFIATCESMDETYEISTKILIAADGPESIIGKMAGLDTTTPPKYMMSCVPYEMCNVDCVRDELIEFYLGEEYASGGYAWIFPKGNGVANVGLGIAGDLSEKTAKECLDKFVKTCPHTQNAQPVEFNVGGDPISGLLDKIYDDNIMLCGDAAGQVDPIEGGGIILGMMGGMAAGQVAASAIKEGDYSANKLKEYPDKFNESTFNVVPKLPVARDLVLELKDKDFNKLVEAANKLDLTNVGTKDVIKVFLKLPPRLSLKFTKLFKMFL